Part of the Deltaproteobacteria bacterium IMCC39524 genome, AAAAGGGGGCGCTTTAAAATGGCAGTCAAAGATTTAGGGGCTGTCCTAGATAACTAGCCCATATTCTCTTTAACTAGTTGTTTTAACAATAACAATTGAGCTTTTGGGTCAGGGGTGTTGAAACGCCACTCACATTCCTTCAAAAAGAGCTCAAAATGCTCTCTGGGAATGCCGTTGA contains:
- a CDS encoding transposase, encoding HVRINHSNLFAKGRNHINGIENFWNQAKRHLRRFNGIPREHFELFLKECEWRFNTPDPKAQLLLLKQLVKENMG